The genomic stretch AAGTAAGTACAAGCAAAGAAAATGTACTATGAATCCACCAATCGTTCTTGACCATCTAACAAAACAGTTCTCAGCGGGCGTATTTCGGAAATCGGTGACCGCGGTACGTGAGATTTCGTTTTCTGTTCAACCCGGTGAAGTCGTCGCGTTTCTCGGTCCCAATGGCGCTGGCAAGACAACAACGATTAAGCTGTTACTCGGTCTTTTGTTACCGACATCTGGATCGGTACGGCTATATCACTCCACACCCGAGCAGCGAAGCATTCGCAAAAACATCGGATTCATCCCTGATCATCCTTTCTTCTATCCTGCTCTTACGGGGCACCAGTTCTTACAACTTTGTGGAGTTATTAGTGGTTTACACAACAAAGAAGCGGAAAAAACTGCATCTGAATGGTTAGAAAAGGTCGGCCTAAGTAAGGACGCTGATAAAAAGGTCGGTGAGTATTCGCGGGGAATGTTGCAACGGTTGAATTTTGCACAGGCGCTACAGCATAATCCACCACTACTAATACTCGATGAACCGGTGTTAGGACTCGATCCGATTGGACATCATGATATGATGGAGCTGTTGCAAACCGAAGCTCAAACAGGTAAGACGTTATTCTTCAGTACCCATTTGTTGAGTGATGTTTCCGGGTTCTGTTCACGGGTTCTCATCATCGATCAAGGAAGCATTTTGGTCGACACATCACCACAGGCAATATTTTCTCAACAACGCGGAAAAATCGACGTTAGAGTTCGTTTTCCCGGTGAAACTCCCATACCGATCCTAACCATCGAAGCAATGAACAATAAGTACGGAATTGTACACTGTGTTGCTGCCGATCAAGCACAAGTGAACGAAATTATTCAGTGGACGCAGAACAACAGCGGCGAGATTATTGAAGTCCTCGAACGTAAACAATCGTTCGAGTGTGCCGTAATCGATCAGATGAAAGGAATCGACAAATGCTGAACCGTCTTCTCGCATTTGCGAAAAATACTTTTCTCGATTCCATTCGTAATCGCATTCTCTATTCGATCGCCTTGTTCACAGTTATTCTGTTGTTTCTTGCGATTCTGGTCAGCGATTGGTCGTTAGGGGAGCGGGGAAAGATACTACTGGATATCGGGTTGGCAGGTCTGTCGATATTTACATTAGCGGTCTCGATCTTTGTTGGAATAACCTTGATTAGCGGAGAGTTAGAGCGCCATACGCTGGCAGTCATATTAGCGCGGCCGATGGCGCGATGGGAAATCATTGTAGCAAAGTTTGTTGGTTTCTTTGGCGTTATCGCAGTATTACTGATTGGAAT from bacterium encodes the following:
- a CDS encoding ABC transporter ATP-binding protein, with protein sequence MNPPIVLDHLTKQFSAGVFRKSVTAVREISFSVQPGEVVAFLGPNGAGKTTTIKLLLGLLLPTSGSVRLYHSTPEQRSIRKNIGFIPDHPFFYPALTGHQFLQLCGVISGLHNKEAEKTASEWLEKVGLSKDADKKVGEYSRGMLQRLNFAQALQHNPPLLILDEPVLGLDPIGHHDMMELLQTEAQTGKTLFFSTHLLSDVSGFCSRVLIIDQGSILVDTSPQAIFSQQRGKIDVRVRFPGETPIPILTIEAMNNKYGIVHCVAADQAQVNEIIQWTQNNSGEIIEVLERKQSFECAVIDQMKGIDKC